DNA sequence from the Nitrososphaerota archaeon genome:
CGACGAACCCGGCGACGAGGTTCATCCCAATGTCCGTTCCGAGGACCCCCAGCCCTATGAGGATCAGCCTCTTCTCCTTCAGCACCCCCACGAGTTTCGGAAGGATAACGCCTCCGTCTCCCTGGGGTGTATCCCCAGGCACAGTTAGCAGGACCAAAGCACCGGTGCCAATGCCGATGGCGCCGCTAAGGAAGAGGCTCGGCCTCCACCCTTCGTAGCCTGCGACCACGATCCAGGCGAAGGTCCCGAGGATCCCCCCTATGTCGAAGGCCGAATTGTACAGTCCTGCCGCCATCCCGGACCTCCTCCCCGACATGAACCTCGCCACGAGCACCACCGCCGGCGCGAAGACGAAAGCCATGCCTGCGCCTACCACGAACCTGAAGACCGCCGCCTCGAGAAGAAACCCGGATGCAGACGTCCCCAGGACCGCAAAGGAGGACATCATTATCCCGAGAGTGACCACTCGCCGGGGCCCCCAGCGGGCGGCCAGCACTCCCCCCGGCACTTGGAAGATTCCTAGGCCCATGAAGAACGCGGCCGTCAGGACCCCGAGGCCGCCGACCCCTGCGTGGAGGTCCGGCTCCATCAGAGTGTAGATCGGTCCGAGGTTTACCCAGTTGACCGCGTAGATTATCCGGGCAGCGACGAGGGAGGCTACCGAGTAAAGACTCCGCCTCGACTCGAACAAATCCGCTCCACGACCTGCGCCCCTGGCTCTATAATTCAATCGCCCCCACGCGGGACGACAACAAGTTGAATTCAAGCCGCTAGGCACCGTCCAAGCGTTTTTCTCACCCATTCTGACCGAATCGGACATCTCGCAAGGTCGAGTCGGACGGGGGTTCTCTTGGGGCCCTGCCTGGATTGTGCAACGAGGGGATGACAGACGGTCGAAGCCTTCAATCGCTGGCGATTCTGGAAGCATCGGGGGCTCCCCAACCTTGACCTCGAGCCTGCGCATACCAGAATCGCCCTCGGACTAGCGTCCTGGCCCTAAAACCCCCAATTCGAGCCGTTTAGGTCATGTTTATATATCAAATCGAGCGAATTGGAGCCGAGGAAACCAGCAATGGTAACCGGATACTGTGTGTACGAAAAGAAGAAGAACAGGGAGATCAAGAATCCCAAGCAAATCAAACTGAAGAACGGCAGGCCGGCAATCAAGGGGACATGCGCCTCTTGCGGCAAGCAGATCTTCAGGATAGGTAAGCTCAAGTAATTCCATCTCCCGTTCCTTTTATTTTCCATCTTGTCACAGGGTAGGTGCTAGCATTTGCTCAGATTGTACAACAGCATGGGTCGGACGGTGCAGCCCTTCAGACCGATCAGGGATGGCGAGGTCCGGATGTACACCTGCGGTCCCACCGTCTGGAACTACGCCCACATCGGGAACTTCAGGACCTACGCCTTCGAGGATCTGCTGAGGAGGTTCCTGCTCTTCAAGGGCTTCAGGGTGACCCAGGTGATGAACATCACCGACGTCGAAGACAACATCATCAAGGGGATCAAGCTCTCCGGCAAACCCCTGGGCGCGCTGACGTCATTCTACACAACCGCGTTCATGGAGGACCTGTCAGCCCTCGGGATCCAGAAAGCCGAGGTCTATCCCAGAGCCACCGAGCACATCAAGGAAATGGTCGCCCTGGTCCTACGACTCCTCGCGAAGGGCGACGCCTACAGGGCTCCCGACGGGTCCGTGTACTTCGACGTCTCCAAGTTCAAGGAATACGGCGCCCTCTCCGGCGTAAAGCCTGGCGCAGGGAAGGCGGCAGGAAGGGTGGC
Encoded proteins:
- a CDS encoding MFS transporter → MFESRRSLYSVASLVAARIIYAVNWVNLGPIYTLMEPDLHAGVGGLGVLTAAFFMGLGIFQVPGGVLAARWGPRRVVTLGIMMSSFAVLGTSASGFLLEAAVFRFVVGAGMAFVFAPAVVLVARFMSGRRSGMAAGLYNSAFDIGGILGTFAWIVVAGYEGWRPSLFLSGAIGIGTGALVLLTVPGDTPQGDGGVILPKLVGVLKEKRLILIGLGVLGTDIGMNLVAGFVVYYLVNSLGVQPAVAGLVGGMVFAVAIFSTLWGGRVYDRLPRPRLLMLLGNLGVVAALVVCSVPSILAALVCTVALGIAASISFTVAFAAARDINRAGPEYDSLAIAWVNCIGLFGSFWPPLVFAYLVGVSGYSYAWLGGALLALLFTVPLLALKEGVGD
- a CDS encoding DUF5679 domain-containing protein, producing MVTGYCVYEKKKNREIKNPKQIKLKNGRPAIKGTCASCGKQIFRIGKLK